TTAGAGATGTCTTTTCAGAAAGACGAAAGCCGCTCGTTATTTTCCTTACCGCCGGCTTTCCCGGCCCGGGTCGGGATGAGGAACTTGCCCACGCGGTTTTGGATGCCGGAGCGGATATCATAGAGCTTGGATTTCCCTTTTCCGATCCGTTGGCCGACGGTCCCCTGATCCAGAAGGCGTCAGGAATGGCCCTGGCCGCCGGGATGACCTTGAAAAAGACGATGGATTTGGCGGGGCGTCTGAGAAGGGAAAATGCCGGGGTTCCCATCATCCTGATGGGCTATGCCAACCCGGTATACCATATGGGCTACAGGGATTTCGCCGGGCGGGCGAAGGAAATGGGAGTGGATGGGGCGATAATCCCGGATCTTCCCCTGGAGGAAGGCCGGCCGCTGCGAAATGAGTTGGCCGCCGGGAAGATGGCCCTCATTCCCATGGCCGCCCCCAATACCCCGTCCGGCAGGCTGACCGAGATCTTGAGGAACGGCTCCGGGTTCCTTTACCTGGTTTCCATGGCCGGCCTGACGGGAGACGTATTTCAGGCCGACGCCCCATGGCGACAGTCGGCATCCACAGCCAGGGAAAGTGGGGCGCTTCCCGTCTGTGTCGGGTTCGGAATCCGGAACGGACAGGATGCGGCCCGGGCGGCGGAATCTGCCGATGGTGTAATTGTCGGCAGCGCGGTAACCGCGAGGATTCTTGACGCCCCGGATGACAAAAGCGCTGTTAGAAATGTTGTAAATCTGGTAAGGGAACTGAGGGCTGGGATGGATAGCGCCACCTGAGGGGCAGTTCCCTGAGACGGCGTTATTGAAGTATCGAGGTGTTTTAAACCCAAGGTCCAAGGTTGATGACTTCGTAAAAAGCCATTAATGGACTTTTTGCGACCCTATCAACGTCCAACGTCCAATGTGAAAAGCAGCCAGATCCCAAACCCTAAACCCTGCCGAAGGCTAGATCCCGCCGAAGGCTAGACCCTGTTTTCAGAGGAGTTTGACATGCCCAGGCCCTTTCCGACTAAGGGGCTTTTCGTCCTGCTGCTTGCCGCATGTGCCCTGCCGATCGTACCCCCTGCCGCGGCCCTGGCCGCCGGGATCGCCATCGGCGTCCTGGGCGCCAACCCATGGCCGAGCCGCACATCGCGATACAGCAAATCCTTGCTGCAGATTTCTGTAGTTGGGCTCGGTTTTGGACTCAGCCTTGGGGAAATCTGGGTCACTGGGCGGGAAGCCGCACTCTACACTATCATCGGGATCACGCTGACCCTCCTTACAGGCCGGGCGCTGGGAAGACTCTTCGGCGCTGAGAAGAACACGACCTGGCTGATCGCCTTCGGCACTGCCATCTGCGGAGGCAGCGCAATCGCGGCCATGGCCCCGGTGCTCCGCTCGAAGGACGAGGATACAGCGGTGGCGCTGGCCACCGTCTTTACCCTTAACGCGACAGCGCTCCTCCTCTTCCCTCCGATCGGACGCATGCTGACCCTGAATCCACAACAGTTCGGACTTTGGGCCGCTCTGGCCATCCACGATACCAGCAGTGTTGTCGGGGCCGCCAGTGCCTTTGGGGGCGGGGCACTGGCCATCGCCACCACGGTAAAGCTTACCCGGGCCGTCTGGATCATGCCCTGCGCCATGGGGGCCGCCTGGTTAAAAAAATCCGAGGGTAAGATCGCGTTTCCCCTTTTCATCATCGGCTTCATCGCGGCCGCCACCCTACGAACCTTCCTGCCCCAGTGGGAGGGGGCCTGGGCCGGCCTTTTCGCCCTGGCCAGGCAAAGCCTGGTCGTCACACTGTTTCTCATTGGCGCTGGTCTTAGCCGAACCGTCCTCAAACGGGTTGGCCCCAGGCCTTTTGCATTGGGGATTTGTCTTTGGCTGATCGTGGCTGGGACCACGCTGGCCGCTATTCTTTACCGGTGGATCGGGTGAAGATCCTGATCGCGCAACGCTCCCGACACTGAGCCGGGAACAGTAGAAACCGGGAGTTTGGAATATGCCTCCCATGGACTTTCCCCGAACCATGCAGCATAATATTGCGTCAAAGGGAATTTCGGTTCCCAACCGCATAAAAGGGGACAGGGGATGAAGACATTTACGAAGGAAGAACTGGCCCGGTTTGACGGAAAGGACGGGCGTTCCGCATACGTGGCCTACATGGGAAAGGTCTACGATATGACCGGGACACCCGAATCCGAGCATGGCGATCATTTCGGCCATCCCTTCGGCGTGGACCTTACGGTGGAACTGGATGACGCTCCTCACGATGACAACCCCCTGTTCAACCTTCCTGTTGTGGGAATCTACCGGCAGGATTGACCACGCCCGCGTCTGCTTTTTCGTCCCTGCCCGCTCCTGCTTTCCAGATGCGAAGCTGCGGTGAGATAAGGTTTTCCACCTCCCCGCTTCTGTGGTAGATTGCAGGAAGTCCGGACGAAGAGTCCGGAGAGAAGCTTCACTTTGAGAATAGAAGGAGGATTTAAATCATGAGAAAAACTTTCCTTCTGTTTGCCGCCCTTTCCCTGCTCCTGGCCTTGCCCCTTGCGGCCTGGGCACAGGGCAAAACCGCCCGGCTGGTGGGCTACGAAAAAGCAGGTTTCGTTACCGGGGAGATCGACCTTTCGGCCGACGGCAGCATGGTTAAGGTGAGGAATTTAAAGAGCGTCTACAAGCAGCCTTTGGAACTTTACCTGACCAAAGGGTTTGACTATCAGGACAGCGTGAAGATTGGCCTGATCCCCGCCGGATCACACGGTGATATGAGCTTCGATGCCCCTGCCCCTCCGGGGGACCTGGAAAGCATGGACTCCGTGATTCTCAAGGTTCCGGAATGGGCGGTGCCGGTGGCTCTCGGCCTCCTTCGGTAGCCTTCCGACCGGCGGTAACCGGCCCGGTTTCACATGAGTTATCTATCGGGTATATATGTTCTTGAGGACGCCGCGTTCCTGGCCGACGCCCTGGCCGCGGGAATAAGCCGGATCGGTTGCCGTGTTCATGATACGGCGCCGGGCGGTGAGGTCTCGCCAAAAAAAGATACCGTCGAGGTGTCCATTACAAACTGGCGTGATGGGTGGTCCCACATCCGGCTCTTTGGGGATGTGGACGGCACAGGATATGTCGCGGACCATCTGGTCGTTCAAACTCCCCGGGAAAAAGTGATCTTCTGTCGCTATGAACCTGGCCTGGGGGAGTTTTCCTATTCCTGTTTGCATGTGGGACAGGAGGTGGAACGTTTCAGCTGCGATGGGCCGGGCCTGGAGTCCATCGCGTTTTATTCGGACCTGCGTAAGATGCCGGTGACAGGCATGGTCAACGTAAGGGCATTTAT
This Deltaproteobacteria bacterium DNA region includes the following protein-coding sequences:
- a CDS encoding tryptophan synthase subunit alpha, which translates into the protein MKRLRDVFSERRKPLVIFLTAGFPGPGRDEELAHAVLDAGADIIELGFPFSDPLADGPLIQKASGMALAAGMTLKKTMDLAGRLRRENAGVPIILMGYANPVYHMGYRDFAGRAKEMGVDGAIIPDLPLEEGRPLRNELAAGKMALIPMAAPNTPSGRLTEILRNGSGFLYLVSMAGLTGDVFQADAPWRQSASTARESGALPVCVGFGIRNGQDAARAAESADGVIVGSAVTARILDAPDDKSAVRNVVNLVRELRAGMDSAT
- a CDS encoding cytochrome B5 translates to MKTFTKEELARFDGKDGRSAYVAYMGKVYDMTGTPESEHGDHFGHPFGVDLTVELDDAPHDDNPLFNLPVVGIYRQD
- a CDS encoding putative sulfate exporter family transporter; translation: MPRPFPTKGLFVLLLAACALPIVPPAAALAAGIAIGVLGANPWPSRTSRYSKSLLQISVVGLGFGLSLGEIWVTGREAALYTIIGITLTLLTGRALGRLFGAEKNTTWLIAFGTAICGGSAIAAMAPVLRSKDEDTAVALATVFTLNATALLLFPPIGRMLTLNPQQFGLWAALAIHDTSSVVGAASAFGGGALAIATTVKLTRAVWIMPCAMGAAWLKKSEGKIAFPLFIIGFIAAATLRTFLPQWEGAWAGLFALARQSLVVTLFLIGAGLSRTVLKRVGPRPFALGICLWLIVAGTTLAAILYRWIG